Proteins from a genomic interval of Chanodichthys erythropterus isolate Z2021 chromosome 6, ASM2448905v1, whole genome shotgun sequence:
- the ppef1 gene encoding serine/threonine-protein phosphatase with EF-hands 1 isoform X1, giving the protein MGCGTSIAVENQTRPSETDGSIKQPSPALTIKAAILIQRWYRRYVARLEMRRRYTWNIFQSIEYAGEQDQLQLSSFFSFMLDNFTQINGNGPDLISHLLDSVVDPLTEEVRQLKHEQIVVPESYNGPRLSFPLTVTDTNALLSAFKEEQTLHGKYVLQLLYETKKFLKQMPNVIYLSTSYAKEITICGDLHGSLDDLLLIFYKNGLPSAENPYVFNGDFVDRGKKSTEIIIILFAFLLLYPDHMHLNRGNHEDHIMNLRYGFTREVMQKYKTHGREILQLLQDVFSLLPLATVIDNKVLIVHGGISDKTDLDFLSTVERHKVKSALRLPKRSIDHLNVRACSRSSSRHSGRSRLDSPRSSGRTSRASRRKKKNFTKQGSCSSSSSSSSSSSSSKCSPRVSSRNTPRRPPPSPSLPSPTDVLQVPFLDSFVSLEPPEPPREELEWQQVVDILWSDPKNQNGCSPNSFRGGGSYFGPDVTQTLLQKHGLCLLIRSHECKQEGYELCHNGQVITIFSASNYYEEGSNRGAYVKLGPELVPRFFQYQVSRSTRKLTLHQRVRVAEGSALRALKEKLYAHRSELMAAFQQYDIDNTGRISTSEWAQVVESVLRLDLPWRTLRQRLARLGADGNVEYASCFEDISPGEPIPPVTPNLAETLYRYRTDLEIIFNIIDKDHSGQISIEEFRQTWKLFSSHLGVAVNDQAIDDMARSIDFNKDGSIDFNEFLEAFRVVHKLDVKEQQQG; this is encoded by the exons CCATAAAAGCTGCCATACTCATCCAGCGTTGGTACAGACGCTATGTTGCTCGCCTGGAGATGAGAAGACGCTATACATGGAACATCTTTCAGTCCATTGAGTATGCAGGGGAACAGGACCAGCtacag CTCTCCAGTTTCTTCAGTTTCATGTTGGACAACTTCACACAGATAAATGGGAATGGACCAG ACTTGATCTCTCACCTCCTGGACTCTGTGGTTGACCCTTTAACTGAGGAGGTCAGGCAGTTGAAGCATGAGCAGATTGTCGTGCCGGAGTCGTACAACGGCCCTCGTCTCTCCTTCCCCCTGACCGTGACTGATACTAATGCCCTGCTCAGTGCCTTTAAAGAGGAGCAG ACTCTTCATGGGAAATATGTGCTGCAGTTACTATATGAAACAAAGAAGTTCTTGAAACAGATGCCAAATGTCATATACCTGTCGACATCTTATGCCAAAGAAATAACTATCTGTG GCGATCTGCATGGTAGCCTGGATGACTTACTGCTTATATTTTACAAG AACGGTCTGCCCTCTGCTGAGAACCCCTACGTATTCAATGGAGACTTTGTGGATCGAGGAAAGAAATCTACAGAGATTATCATCATTTTGTTTGCCTTCCTACTGCTCTACCCCGACCACATGCATCTGAACAGAGGCAACCATGAGGACCACATTATGAACCTCAG aTACGGATTCACAAGAGAAGTCATGCAGAAGTACAAG ACTCATGGCAGAGAAATCCTTCAACTTCTTCAGGATGTGTTCAGCCTGCTTCCTCTTGCAACTGTCATCGACAACAAAGTCCTTATTGTTCATGGTGGCATATCGGACAAAACTGATCTGGACTTTCTGAGCACTGTTGAAAGGCATAAA GTGAAGTCTGCTCTCAGGTTGCCCAAACGCAGCATTGATCATCTCAACGTTCGCGCCTGCAGTCGCAGCAGCAGCAGACACAGCGGCAGATCCAGGTTGGACAGCCCTCGCTCCTCAGGCCGCACCAGCCGCGCCTCCCgcaggaagaagaagaatttcACCAAGCAGGGCAGCTGCTCCTCATCTTCATCCTCATCTTCTTCTTCCTCATCATCCAAGTGCTCCCCCCGTGTCTCGTCGCGGAACACTCCACGTCGACCTCCTCCTTCCCCCAGTCTGCCGAGCCCCACGGATGTGCTCCAGGTGCCCTTCTTGGACTCCTTTGTCTCTCTAGAGCCCCCTGAGCCACCCCGAGAAGAACTGGAATGGCAGCAA GTTGTTGATATCCTTTGGAGTGACCCTAAAAATCAGAACGGCTGCAGTCCGAACTCTTTTCGTGGTGGAGGCTCTTACTTTGGGCCGGACGTTACCCAGACGCTGCTGCAGAAACACGGCCTCTGTCTGCTTATCAGGTCACATGAGTGCAAACAGGAGGGATATGAGCTCTGCCACAATGGTCAG GTTATCACAATTTTCTCTGCATCTAACTACTATGAAGAGGGCAGTAACCGTGGAGCGTATGTCAAACTGGGGCCTGAACTTGTCCCACGCTTCTTCCAGTATCAAGTCAGTCGAAGCACCAGAAAACTCACCCTCCATCAGAG GGTTCGTGTAGCAGAAGGTTCAGCACTCAGGGCTCTGAAAGAGAAGCTGTATGCTCACCGATCTGAGCTGATGGCTGCCTTTCAACAGTATGACATAGACAACACAG GCCGCATCTCCACTAGCGAGTGGGCTCAGGTGGTGGAGTCTGTTCTGCGATTGGATTTGCCGTGGAGAACTCTGCGCCAACGCCTGGCCCGTCTTGGTGCAGATGGCAACGTGGAGTATGCATCTTGTTTCGAAGACATCAGCCCTGGAGAGCCCATCCCTCCG gtAACGCCAAACTTGGCTGAAACTCTTTATAGGTACAGAACTGACCTAGAGATAATATTTAACATCATTGATAAGGATCACTCAG GTCAGATTTCCATCGAGGAGTTTCGTCAGACCTGGAAGCTCTTCAGTTCTCATTTGGGGGTCGCTGTGAATGACCAGGCGATAGACGACATGGCTCGAAGCATAGACTTTAACAAAGATGGCAGCATTGATTTTAATGAGTTCCTGGAGGCTTTCAGGGTGGTGCACAAACTAGATGTCAAAGAGCAGCAGCAGGGTTAA
- the ppef1 gene encoding serine/threonine-protein phosphatase with EF-hands 1 isoform X2: MGCGTSIAVENQTRPSETAIKAAILIQRWYRRYVARLEMRRRYTWNIFQSIEYAGEQDQLQLSSFFSFMLDNFTQINGNGPDLISHLLDSVVDPLTEEVRQLKHEQIVVPESYNGPRLSFPLTVTDTNALLSAFKEEQTLHGKYVLQLLYETKKFLKQMPNVIYLSTSYAKEITICGDLHGSLDDLLLIFYKNGLPSAENPYVFNGDFVDRGKKSTEIIIILFAFLLLYPDHMHLNRGNHEDHIMNLRYGFTREVMQKYKTHGREILQLLQDVFSLLPLATVIDNKVLIVHGGISDKTDLDFLSTVERHKVKSALRLPKRSIDHLNVRACSRSSSRHSGRSRLDSPRSSGRTSRASRRKKKNFTKQGSCSSSSSSSSSSSSSKCSPRVSSRNTPRRPPPSPSLPSPTDVLQVPFLDSFVSLEPPEPPREELEWQQVVDILWSDPKNQNGCSPNSFRGGGSYFGPDVTQTLLQKHGLCLLIRSHECKQEGYELCHNGQVITIFSASNYYEEGSNRGAYVKLGPELVPRFFQYQVSRSTRKLTLHQRVRVAEGSALRALKEKLYAHRSELMAAFQQYDIDNTGRISTSEWAQVVESVLRLDLPWRTLRQRLARLGADGNVEYASCFEDISPGEPIPPVTPNLAETLYRYRTDLEIIFNIIDKDHSGQISIEEFRQTWKLFSSHLGVAVNDQAIDDMARSIDFNKDGSIDFNEFLEAFRVVHKLDVKEQQQG, encoded by the exons CCATAAAAGCTGCCATACTCATCCAGCGTTGGTACAGACGCTATGTTGCTCGCCTGGAGATGAGAAGACGCTATACATGGAACATCTTTCAGTCCATTGAGTATGCAGGGGAACAGGACCAGCtacag CTCTCCAGTTTCTTCAGTTTCATGTTGGACAACTTCACACAGATAAATGGGAATGGACCAG ACTTGATCTCTCACCTCCTGGACTCTGTGGTTGACCCTTTAACTGAGGAGGTCAGGCAGTTGAAGCATGAGCAGATTGTCGTGCCGGAGTCGTACAACGGCCCTCGTCTCTCCTTCCCCCTGACCGTGACTGATACTAATGCCCTGCTCAGTGCCTTTAAAGAGGAGCAG ACTCTTCATGGGAAATATGTGCTGCAGTTACTATATGAAACAAAGAAGTTCTTGAAACAGATGCCAAATGTCATATACCTGTCGACATCTTATGCCAAAGAAATAACTATCTGTG GCGATCTGCATGGTAGCCTGGATGACTTACTGCTTATATTTTACAAG AACGGTCTGCCCTCTGCTGAGAACCCCTACGTATTCAATGGAGACTTTGTGGATCGAGGAAAGAAATCTACAGAGATTATCATCATTTTGTTTGCCTTCCTACTGCTCTACCCCGACCACATGCATCTGAACAGAGGCAACCATGAGGACCACATTATGAACCTCAG aTACGGATTCACAAGAGAAGTCATGCAGAAGTACAAG ACTCATGGCAGAGAAATCCTTCAACTTCTTCAGGATGTGTTCAGCCTGCTTCCTCTTGCAACTGTCATCGACAACAAAGTCCTTATTGTTCATGGTGGCATATCGGACAAAACTGATCTGGACTTTCTGAGCACTGTTGAAAGGCATAAA GTGAAGTCTGCTCTCAGGTTGCCCAAACGCAGCATTGATCATCTCAACGTTCGCGCCTGCAGTCGCAGCAGCAGCAGACACAGCGGCAGATCCAGGTTGGACAGCCCTCGCTCCTCAGGCCGCACCAGCCGCGCCTCCCgcaggaagaagaagaatttcACCAAGCAGGGCAGCTGCTCCTCATCTTCATCCTCATCTTCTTCTTCCTCATCATCCAAGTGCTCCCCCCGTGTCTCGTCGCGGAACACTCCACGTCGACCTCCTCCTTCCCCCAGTCTGCCGAGCCCCACGGATGTGCTCCAGGTGCCCTTCTTGGACTCCTTTGTCTCTCTAGAGCCCCCTGAGCCACCCCGAGAAGAACTGGAATGGCAGCAA GTTGTTGATATCCTTTGGAGTGACCCTAAAAATCAGAACGGCTGCAGTCCGAACTCTTTTCGTGGTGGAGGCTCTTACTTTGGGCCGGACGTTACCCAGACGCTGCTGCAGAAACACGGCCTCTGTCTGCTTATCAGGTCACATGAGTGCAAACAGGAGGGATATGAGCTCTGCCACAATGGTCAG GTTATCACAATTTTCTCTGCATCTAACTACTATGAAGAGGGCAGTAACCGTGGAGCGTATGTCAAACTGGGGCCTGAACTTGTCCCACGCTTCTTCCAGTATCAAGTCAGTCGAAGCACCAGAAAACTCACCCTCCATCAGAG GGTTCGTGTAGCAGAAGGTTCAGCACTCAGGGCTCTGAAAGAGAAGCTGTATGCTCACCGATCTGAGCTGATGGCTGCCTTTCAACAGTATGACATAGACAACACAG GCCGCATCTCCACTAGCGAGTGGGCTCAGGTGGTGGAGTCTGTTCTGCGATTGGATTTGCCGTGGAGAACTCTGCGCCAACGCCTGGCCCGTCTTGGTGCAGATGGCAACGTGGAGTATGCATCTTGTTTCGAAGACATCAGCCCTGGAGAGCCCATCCCTCCG gtAACGCCAAACTTGGCTGAAACTCTTTATAGGTACAGAACTGACCTAGAGATAATATTTAACATCATTGATAAGGATCACTCAG GTCAGATTTCCATCGAGGAGTTTCGTCAGACCTGGAAGCTCTTCAGTTCTCATTTGGGGGTCGCTGTGAATGACCAGGCGATAGACGACATGGCTCGAAGCATAGACTTTAACAAAGATGGCAGCATTGATTTTAATGAGTTCCTGGAGGCTTTCAGGGTGGTGCACAAACTAGATGTCAAAGAGCAGCAGCAGGGTTAA